TATCCTTTGCCCCAAATGTAGCTCATCCAATATTGTTCCGATAGAGTCACAGGGAGCTGGCGAGATTTATACCTTTACCACCATTCATGTTCCTCCTGAAGGTTTCGAGGACAAGGTTCCATACACAGTGGTAGTAGTTAAACTTGACGAAGGTACCCTTGTATCAGCCTCATGGAGCGGTGAAACCAAACCACAGATAGGACAAAGGGTAGCCTTCCAAGAAATAGCGGGTAGTAGTTTTGTTTTTAAGTAGCCTTGGCTAAAAGGAGTTTTTGAGATGAAACTATTAGGTATAGATCATATTGGTATATTGGTAAAAAATATTGATAGTGCTATGAAAGTATATTCTGTTATGGGGTTAAAGCCAGCACTGATAGAGGAAAATGAAGCGTATAAGGTAAAAATTGCCTTTTTGCCTGTAAGTGGTGGAGTCTTGGTCGAATTGATAGAGCCTATAGGACCGGGGCGATTAAAAGAGCAGCTTGAAAACTACGGCGAAGGAATCGACCATATTGCTTTTAAAGTAGATGACATTGAAAAAAGCTTGCGTGAATTGAAGGAACAGGGCATCCCGTTACAGGACGAGACCCCGCAATTAGGTGGAGCTGGTGCAAAAGTTGCCTTTTTGAAAAAAGAAGGGGCTAATAATGTCTCGATAGAATTAAAAGAAGGAGGTAGCGAAATAGTATGAATAGTAAAAAGGTTACAGATCTTAAGAGTGCTATCAGTGAAGTGAAGGACGGCATGACGGTCTTTGTTGATGGCTTTGGTTATAACAGGACACCTATGGCGTGTGTGCATGAGATTATAAAACAGCAAGTACAGGGTTTGTGCACCCTGGGAAGCATAGAAATACAAGCAGACATGTTAATAGGGGCTGACTGTGTCTCTATGCTCGATAACGGTTGGACTGGAGCGGAAGGTTGGCCTCATGGGAGTTTTTCGTCCTATCCCATGAGGAGGAAAATCGAGGAAGGGAAACTTAAAGTGGAATATTATTCTAATCTAGCCATTGCATGGCGCCTCATCGGTGCGGCTTATGGATGGAGTTTCGTCCCATTCCCTGGATTTCAGTCATCCGACCATTTTAGGCTTAGGGGGTATCATGGGGAGAATAAAGTCAAGATGATAAAATGCCCCTTCACGGGTGAAGATGTTCCCGTATTACCCACCTTTTCTTTAGATGTTGCCATTATTCACGTACAGAAAGCTGATGTAGATGGGAATGCGATGATTACTGGACCTTTAGGTTATGCTCGCTCCAGTGCGTTTGCAGCTAAAACTACTATTATCACATGTGAAGAAATAGTGCCGGTTGAATATACGAGGCAACACATGCACGAAGTTGTGATACCTGGCGCTTTTGTGAAACATGTAGTAGAAGTACCCTTTGGGGCTTACCCAACTGCTTGTCAAGGATATTACGACTACGATTGGGATTGGATTAAATACTACTTTGAACAATCGAAAGAGGAGACTACATTCAGAGCATATCTTGATGAGTATGTTTTTGGCTGTAATACGTGGGAAGATTTTTTAAATAAGGTATTAACCCAAGATAAAAGGAACGAGATAAAAGCAAGTAGTGTTCTTCTTTACTGATTCTAATTAAGCGAGGAGGAGAAATTATGACGAAATATAGCATGGATTATAGCCTTACAGAAATGATGTGCGTGGCAGCCGCCCGTGAAGTTAAAGACGGAGAACGAGTCTTTGCTGGCGCTGGACTTCCACTTCTAGCTTCGATTGTCGCAAAACGCACTCATGCTCCAAACATTCAAATATGCTTGGAGTCTGGAATAGTTGGTGCTGAGTTTCCCGACGACGAAATAAGAGGGAAATCTCCATTGCCTCGTTTCGTTGCGGATCCTAGGATCTTTCCTGGGGCAGTTTATCAATGTGAGCTTTTAGAGATTAATGGCATATTTTTGACTCAACGCAAGATGGACGTAGGGTTCCTTGGGGGAGCGCAGGTGGATAAGTACGGCAACCTTAATTCTACAATAATAGGAAGTTGGGATAAGCCCAAGGTCTGGCTTCCCGGCTCTGGTGGTGCAGCAGAAATTGCTATGTTTGCGAATAGGGTTCTAATTATAATGGCACCTCATGATAAACGAAGGTTCTGTGAGAAAGTAGATTGCATTACCTCTCCTGGATACCTTGAGGGACCGGGCTCAAGGGAAGCTCATGGACTTAAGTGGGGTGGGCCGGAAGCCGTTGTGTCTACTCTTGGAATATTGAGGTTTGACCCCGATACCAAAGAGATGTATTTAGCTGCAACATATAAAGGCGTAACCGCTGAACAAGTCAAAGAGAATACAAGCTGGGATCTGAAGATCTCTTCAAACCTGCAAGAAGTCGAGCCGCCTTATGAGGAGGAAGTGCGGATCATTAGAGAAATAGATAAGGAGGGGTTATTTACATCAAGATAGCCTTTCGAAGGTGAGAAGTTTTTAGAAAGGAGTGTTGGAGATCATGGGAAAGATGATGATGCTCTTCATAGGATGGTGGATATTCTGGTCTATTGTTCAGACGGTAGTTGTTTATAGGTTTTCAAAGAGTGCCATCTATACAGAGGCTGAATGAGTTAGGGAGGAGGTTGAATAGATGCCAGTAAGGATGTGGTCATGGATATTCATGGTTTTGTACTTAGTCGGAGTAGGCTACTTTACCTGGAGAGCATATCTCAAAACAAAAACATTGGCAGACTTTTCTACTGCGGCTCGAAGCTATGGTTGGTTCATAATCTCTATGGCTACTGTAGCAGCATGGTGTAGCGCAGCTGCGTTTCTTGGACAGCCTGGCATGGGTTATGGCATCGGTTTTCCAGCCTTGTGGTATGTTATGGGATATGCCTTTTCAGGACTCGGATGGGCCATATCTATGTTTGGCATGTGGCGAGTAGGGGCAAGAGTAAATGCCAAAACCCCAAGTGATTTTTTGGGCAAGCGCTTCAATAGTGATCTAGTAAAGACTGTAGCATCTTTAATAGTAATATTGAATATATATTATGTTGCAGGGCAATTCGTTGGCTTGGGATGGCTGTTTGAAACGGCCCTTGGAATACCTTATGTATGGGGGGTCTATATAGCTGCTGGTGTAACGGCTCTATATGTAGTCCTCGGAGGGAGCCATTCTAGTCTATTGAATCAAGCATATCAGGCCACTATAATGGTTGTGGGAGCTATCATCGTTTTGTTTGTGGCCTTCTTCTTCGCTGTGCCAGGGGGCGTACATGGTGTAAACGAAGCTATTGTGGCGCAAAACCCGGCACTAGGGTGGGATAATATTTTTAGCACAATAAGTCCGCTTTTTGCGCCATTTCCTGCTATTTCTATTTGTATAGGGCTTGGACTTGGGGCGATGTCACCACAGATGTGCAAAAACTTCTTTTCTATTAAAGATAAGAATAATCTTCCGAAAGTCGCAATCGCCGGTTTTGTGCTGATGTTTATAATGAGCTTTATGATGCTTGGGGGCATTGGCGCTAGGGCCGCCCTGGGAG
The sequence above is a segment of the Acetomicrobium sp. S15 = DSM 107314 genome. Coding sequences within it:
- a CDS encoding CoA transferase subunit A — protein: MNSKKVTDLKSAISEVKDGMTVFVDGFGYNRTPMACVHEIIKQQVQGLCTLGSIEIQADMLIGADCVSMLDNGWTGAEGWPHGSFSSYPMRRKIEEGKLKVEYYSNLAIAWRLIGAAYGWSFVPFPGFQSSDHFRLRGYHGENKVKMIKCPFTGEDVPVLPTFSLDVAIIHVQKADVDGNAMITGPLGYARSSAFAAKTTIITCEEIVPVEYTRQHMHEVVIPGAFVKHVVEVPFGAYPTACQGYYDYDWDWIKYYFEQSKEETTFRAYLDEYVFGCNTWEDFLNKVLTQDKRNEIKASSVLLY
- a CDS encoding VOC family protein, which encodes MKLLGIDHIGILVKNIDSAMKVYSVMGLKPALIEENEAYKVKIAFLPVSGGVLVELIEPIGPGRLKEQLENYGEGIDHIAFKVDDIEKSLRELKEQGIPLQDETPQLGGAGAKVAFLKKEGANNVSIELKEGGSEIV
- a CDS encoding CoA-transferase subunit beta, with amino-acid sequence MTKYSMDYSLTEMMCVAAAREVKDGERVFAGAGLPLLASIVAKRTHAPNIQICLESGIVGAEFPDDEIRGKSPLPRFVADPRIFPGAVYQCELLEINGIFLTQRKMDVGFLGGAQVDKYGNLNSTIIGSWDKPKVWLPGSGGAAEIAMFANRVLIIMAPHDKRRFCEKVDCITSPGYLEGPGSREAHGLKWGGPEAVVSTLGILRFDPDTKEMYLAATYKGVTAEQVKENTSWDLKISSNLQEVEPPYEEEVRIIREIDKEGLFTSR
- a CDS encoding Zn-ribbon domain-containing OB-fold protein → MVALLNGFKCEECSCFTPYKTILCPKCSSSNIVPIESQGAGEIYTFTTIHVPPEGFEDKVPYTVVVVKLDEGTLVSASWSGETKPQIGQRVAFQEIAGSSFVFK
- a CDS encoding sodium:solute symporter family protein, translated to MPVRMWSWIFMVLYLVGVGYFTWRAYLKTKTLADFSTAARSYGWFIISMATVAAWCSAAAFLGQPGMGYGIGFPALWYVMGYAFSGLGWAISMFGMWRVGARVNAKTPSDFLGKRFNSDLVKTVASLIVILNIYYVAGQFVGLGWLFETALGIPYVWGVYIAAGVTALYVVLGGSHSSLLNQAYQATIMVVGAIIVLFVAFFFAVPGGVHGVNEAIVAQNPALGWDNIFSTISPLFAPFPAISICIGLGLGAMSPQMCKNFFSIKDKNNLPKVAIAGFVLMFIMSFMMLGGIGARAALGDAFMKAPDRALPELLVQRLPAPVAAFIVIGMLAAIMSSAGALYLAISNAVIVDLYRDIIAPKLFKTVDPARLDKQALLMSRILIVIVTLAGVAIAIPPPPYLTALIWSGLGGISCAVSPSVILGAVWRRVNAKASAISMIASIIVYLYVLFGLHLHPYTALGIGCIVSFPLIIIISLVTKPQPKEYLVKLFGY